GACCCGTTCGGCCACTACCGTGGCCGGCGGTTTCCCGACCGCCTCGGCGACTGGCACCGCGAACTGAGCGAGTACGCAGACGACCTCTTCGAGGATGCGCAGACGGTCGCCGCCGAGGCGGGGGTCGACCTCGAAACCGAGACGGTCACGGGCGACCCCGCTCGGGTGATCCCGGAGTACGCGGCCGAGCACGACGTGGACGAGGTCGTGATCGGCGCACACGCCGGTACCGGTATCGTGAGCGTCCTCCTCGGAAGCGTCGCGGAGGCGGTTGTCCGGCGCTCGCCGGTGCCGGTGACCGTGGTTCGCTGACCCTACCGGCGACCTGCCTTACGAGTGCTCGAGACAGACGAGGTCACTCTCGGCGTCGTACCGGAGGATCCCCCGTTCGGCGAGCATCGGGAAGTGTCGCTCCCGGAACCGCTCGGCGAGTCGGGAGTCGCCCCCGACGCGCGCTCGCACCCGGTCGGCGACCTCGTCGACGGACGCCGGGTACGAACACCGCG
This region of Halalkalicoccus sp. CGA53 genomic DNA includes:
- a CDS encoding universal stress protein — its product is MSKHVLVAIDGSPGADRALRNACERFPAEEITALYALDPFGHYRGRRFPDRLGDWHRELSEYADDLFEDAQTVAAEAGVDLETETVTGDPARVIPEYAAEHDVDEVVIGAHAGTGIVSVLLGSVAEAVVRRSPVPVTVVR